In bacterium, the following proteins share a genomic window:
- a CDS encoding DUF4410 domain-containing protein, with amino-acid sequence MKTGPWLLLIPLAIGIVTDAVAHTLGEKKKGSKGRYLETADGVRLADYSGALVILEPAEILSDKDRPVDTESVRATSDASLRQHLASTGLFGRIISVAPPELPVGVAVVRVATRLTLQHGSQAMRFWAGGGAGKSKLHIHIGLSDARSGDRIGYFNGYGTGTGIWSISGGGVQRMARDDLEENYAKLGEYLAYAAK; translated from the coding sequence ATGAAAACCGGTCCTTGGCTTCTCTTGATTCCTTTGGCGATCGGTATCGTCACCGATGCCGTGGCGCACACTCTTGGTGAAAAGAAGAAAGGAAGTAAGGGACGATATCTCGAAACTGCAGACGGCGTCCGTCTGGCGGACTACAGCGGCGCTCTCGTCATTCTCGAACCGGCCGAGATTCTCTCCGACAAGGACCGGCCGGTCGACACCGAGTCCGTTCGAGCCACGTCGGATGCCAGCCTGAGGCAGCACTTGGCATCTACCGGTCTATTCGGCCGAATCATCTCTGTGGCTCCACCGGAGCTGCCGGTGGGTGTCGCGGTAGTCCGGGTCGCGACTCGGCTCACGCTGCAACATGGATCACAGGCGATGCGGTTCTGGGCCGGCGGTGGAGCGGGAAAGTCCAAACTGCACATCCATATCGGCCTCTCGGATGCTCGCTCCGGGGACCGGATCGGCTACTTCAACGGCTATGGCACCGGAACCGGCATTTGGTCGATATCGGGAGGCGGCGTTCAACGCATGGCGCGGGACGACCTCGAGGAGAACTACGCCAAGCTCGGGGAGTATCTGGCGTATGCCGCGAAGTGA